GCAGCAGCGATCTGGCGATGGCGACGGTCTGGCGCTGGCCGCCTGAAAGTGAGGCGATCGGTTCCCGCACGCTTGGAATGCGGGCCGAGAGTTCGTTGAGGAGCGTCCAAGCGCGAATTTCCATCCCCACTTCGTCGAGATGCCAAGGTCCTTGCTCGCGCCCCAGGAAGATGTTGGCGACGACATCGAGATTTTCGCACAGGGCCAAGTCTTGGAAGACCGTCGCAATGCCAAGATTGAGGGCCGTCGACGGATCGACGAGCTTTACTGGTTTACCAGCAAAAAAAATCTCTCCTGCGCTCGGCTGATGGACGCCAGCAAGAACCTTGACCAGTGTCGACTTGCCAGCACCGTTGTCACCGACAAGCGCAACAACTTCACCGGCATGAACGTCAAATTCGATATCGCTGAGCGCCGAGACGGCACCGAAATGCTTGGAGATGCCGCGCAGGCTGAGCACCGGCTCTCCGCGAGGGACTGCATTTTCTGGAAAATCACTCATTTCATCTGGCCTTCCCCTTGCTGATTGGAAGAGGTTTGCAGCAAGGGTCGTCCACCTGTCAGGCGGACGACCCTTGCGCAACGTTTACGGGTTGATGCCAAGCTTCTTGCAAGCGTCTTCGTAACCCTTGCAAAGCACGGCGGTAGCGATAATCGGCTGACCGTTGAGTTTCTTATCAATGACCTCAGCCTTGAGATTCTCGGCGGTGATCAATGTCGGTACGAAAAGTTTAGAAGGTGTATTGAAGAGCGTCTTATCGGCCTTCGGCTTCTCACCTTTGAGGAGCGCTACGGCCACGTCTGCGGCAGCGCCTGCCACGATCTCACTTGGTTTTAAGATCGTATTGTACTGAAGGCCCGCGACGATGTACTGCAACCCCGCAATCGTCGCGTCGTTGCCGGTGACCGGCGGAACCGGATTGACGCCCGCCGCGCTGAACGCCGCGACCGCGCCGCCTGCCGTGCCGTCATTGGCGGCGACGACGCCAACAATCTTCTTGCCAAAGCGCGTGATCTGGCCGCTTGCCCACTGCTGAGCCTTACTCGGTGCCCACTCTGGGGTGTCGTATTCGGCAAGGGGCTTGTAGCCTCCGGACGCGAGGCCCGCATGAACGCCCTTCTTGATCAGGCCAGCGGCAGCGTCCGTTGGCGAACCGTTGATTTCTAAAACGCCACTCCCGCTCGGCATATTCATCTTCTTGAGGTGGTCGACGAGGGACGTTGCGATCAGCCTGCCAATCGCTTCATTGTCAAAGGAGACGTAGTAATCGGCTTTCGCGTTCGGAATGGGACGGTCATACGCGATCACTTTGACGCCTTGCCCTTGGGCCCGCTTGACCAGAGAAGCTGCCGCCGCTGTATCGACCGCGTCCAAGACGATTGCCTTTGCGCCCTGAGAGATCGCGGAATTGAACTGCTGCTGCTGTTTGGTGGCGTCTCCATCGGCGTTCAAATAGATTACCTTGCAGGTCGGACACAGCTTTTTCATTTGAGCGAGAAAGCCCGGATAGTCGTGCTGCTCATAGCGCGTGGAAGCCTGATCTGGCATGAGGAACGCGACAGTCGTATTGCTCAAGGTTTGAGCGTTGGCCTGTGCGCCAAGAAAGGCACTCAGCAAAGCGGCAGAAAGAGCAAAGGGACGTTTCATAGGATTCCTCCAGAACAAAAACGGTGTGCGGGGAGCAGTTTCCAAAGCATGCAAGAGAGCCAGAGCCGTCTGAAACGGCACAGGTGATTCTCGCAGAAGTCTTGAGCATTTGAGCTTTGGCTGAGCAATAGTTAATCATGGTCGAATTGCCCTGTCAACCCGGTCGCCCTTATCAGGCGTTTTGTCTGCGCGAGGCTTTGCCAAATCTCCGAATATAAAAGGCAAAAGTGCCGAGCGGCCGCACTTTCAGGGGAATAATCATCAAGCGGCTAGGCCTCACCTCTTGACTTCCGAAGAGTGGTGAGTCATTAATAAAGCAGGTTCTTTGATCTTTTGCTCACGACCTGAGAAAATACTTGGAACAAATGCTCAAATTTGCCCGTTTGAGGCTCCGGCATGCCTGACCTCATTCGCGTTGTCTAGTTCATTTGGCCCTGAAAACTCTCTCCGAATTTCATTCCCTCTTTACCCAGGAGTCCCATGTCGCTCACTCCACATCACTCTGCCGCTCCCGACCGCTACAACACTGATGAGCTGACCAATTTAGCCACCCTGTATTACATTGACGGCCTCACCCAAGAGGAGCTATCTAAGCGCTTCGAGGTGTCGCGGGCTACTATCGGGCGGATGTTGCGTCGGGCGCAGGAAGAGGGCATCGTCGAAATCCGGGTGCGCCAGAGTCCCAAACAGAGTGATGACCTCCAGCACGCCTTGGTACAGCGCTTCGGCATTATGCGGGCCATCCTGACGCCCGACCATACCGACCCCGACAAGCAGCGCGGGATGCTGGCAAGCTTAGTGGCGGGCTACCTTGACAAGACCCTGCAAGACGGCATGATCGTGGCAGTGGGCATGGGCCGCAACATCAACGCGGTCTCAGACCACGCTATTTCTACTGCGTCCAGAAGCTGCACGTTTGTCTGCGCCATCGGCGGCTCGTACCTGGGCGGCGAGGCCATGAACCCCGACCATATCTGCCGCCGCCTGGCCGCACAGTTTGGCGGTGAGAGCGAAACCCTATATGCGCCCGCGCTGGTGGGCAATCCTGAGATTGTTCGGCAACTCACCGAGAATCTCACTGTGCGTCAGACCTTAGATAAGGCCCGCCGCGCTGATCTGGCACTGGTCGGGGTGGGCGATCTGTCGGCGGATAGCAACATGGTGCGTATGGGCTGGTTCTCGCCGAGCGAATTGGCTGAGGCCAAACGCATCGGCACGGTGGGCGATTTGATGGGCTACGACTTTCTGGATATTCATGGCCGCAGCGCCGCCACCCAGATTCAGGGCCGGGTGGTGGGCCTAAGCGTGAGTGATCTCAAACGCATTCCAAATGTGATCGCTATGGCGAGCGAGCCGTCCAAGATAACAGCTATTCTGGGAGCGCTTAGAACTGGGGCAATCAACACACTGGCGACCAGTGTTTCAAACGCTACGACCCTGCTACAAATGGATGAGGCCATTAGCTTGGGACGCCAGACGATTGTGAGCGGGGTGAGCTAACTAAGCTCGACTTTGGCCATTGCACACGGTCAGGCAGCGTAGCAAGTCTACCATTCTCCTCTACCGATGAAGAGGCGCGATTTTGACTTCGTCACCAGTATCAAAATTGGTGCGCCCTACTGAGGGTGACCCAGTTTTGCGTTTCTTCAGGCATTTCCGTGCAGCGGTGCAGCGTGTCGGATGCGCTCCCTGAGAAACTGCAGACACTTGACGACGTGCTCAGCTAGCCTATCTTCCGCAGAACTCCAAGTCGTGGTAGAGCGACGTGAAGTGGAGACTGATGTGGTCGGCCTCCACCTGTCGAGCCGCATTGCATTTATTACCGCTGAAATGCCGCTGCACTTGAGAAACCTGATCTGTCGCGAGCGCCAGCCTCGGCATTTACGATGTTACAGCTTGGAAGGAAGTGACTTTCTGACCAACTCTCAATTCACCGCGCCGCGTACGAACATCAACGCAGTCGTGTATTCGGGAGCGCTAGGAGTATCTTCAGTTTCAAAATCTTCCAGCACGGCTAAGAGCCGGCGCTTGAGCTCACTGGCCTTCTCACGGCTCAAGTGGATGCGACCGATGTTCAAAAGGAACGGCTCGTCGCCCAAGAACAGCTCGTTGGCCGGACCATGCTGAGTGCCGATCAAAAAGTTGACGCTCCCAGCGCTGCTCTCCAACCAGAAGCCCCAGTGCGGTGAACGTTCACGCAAAACGCGGACACTATGGCCGATCAGGATTTCGATCCGGGGTATGAGTTGGGCGGAGGCAAAAGCTTCGAGGGTTTCCGCGC
The Deinococcus psychrotolerans genome window above contains:
- a CDS encoding ATP-binding cassette domain-containing protein produces the protein MSDFPENAVPRGEPVLSLRGISKHFGAVSALSDIEFDVHAGEVVALVGDNGAGKSTLVKVLAGVHQPSAGEIFFAGKPVKLVDPSTALNLGIATVFQDLALCENLDVVANIFLGREQGPWHLDEVGMEIRAWTLLNELSARIPSVREPIASLSGGQRQTVAIARSLLLKPKLIMLDEPTAALGVAQTAEVLDLIERVRARGLGVLMISHNMEDVRAVADRIVVLRLGRNNGILTPDASNEELVSAITGASENSVTRRAGRRAQLEHSNEARS
- a CDS encoding sugar-binding transcriptional regulator, whose product is MSLTPHHSAAPDRYNTDELTNLATLYYIDGLTQEELSKRFEVSRATIGRMLRRAQEEGIVEIRVRQSPKQSDDLQHALVQRFGIMRAILTPDHTDPDKQRGMLASLVAGYLDKTLQDGMIVAVGMGRNINAVSDHAISTASRSCTFVCAIGGSYLGGEAMNPDHICRRLAAQFGGESETLYAPALVGNPEIVRQLTENLTVRQTLDKARRADLALVGVGDLSADSNMVRMGWFSPSELAEAKRIGTVGDLMGYDFLDIHGRSAATQIQGRVVGLSVSDLKRIPNVIAMASEPSKITAILGALRTGAINTLATSVSNATTLLQMDEAISLGRQTIVSGVS
- a CDS encoding ArsR family transcriptional regulator; the protein is MDDVRTANAEQAALLLDIKLRPLLDFLMRSECSASEAAAHLSVSLQRAHYLLGKLVQAQMAVVERQNASAGRAIKRYSMPGRWFIPYEVTGAETLEAFASAQLIPRIEILIGHSVRVLRERSPHWGFWLESSAGSVNFLIGTQHGPANELFLGDEPFLLNIGRIHLSREKASELKRRLLAVLEDFETEDTPSAPEYTTALMFVRGAVN
- a CDS encoding sugar ABC transporter substrate-binding protein produces the protein MKRPFALSAALLSAFLGAQANAQTLSNTTVAFLMPDQASTRYEQHDYPGFLAQMKKLCPTCKVIYLNADGDATKQQQQFNSAISQGAKAIVLDAVDTAAAASLVKRAQGQGVKVIAYDRPIPNAKADYYVSFDNEAIGRLIATSLVDHLKKMNMPSGSGVLEINGSPTDAAAGLIKKGVHAGLASGGYKPLAEYDTPEWAPSKAQQWASGQITRFGKKIVGVVAANDGTAGGAVAAFSAAGVNPVPPVTGNDATIAGLQYIVAGLQYNTILKPSEIVAGAAADVAVALLKGEKPKADKTLFNTPSKLFVPTLITAENLKAEVIDKKLNGQPIIATAVLCKGYEDACKKLGINP